The proteins below come from a single Streptomyces tubercidicus genomic window:
- a CDS encoding UBP-type zinc finger domain-containing protein: MSECTHVAELPRPEPAPQSSTCLECLAVGSHPVQLRLCLVCGHVGCCDSSPFRHATRHFEETGHPVMRTFEPGDSWRWCFTDQKLV, translated from the coding sequence ATGAGCGAGTGCACGCACGTTGCCGAATTGCCGCGCCCCGAACCGGCACCGCAGAGCTCCACCTGTCTGGAGTGCCTGGCCGTCGGCAGCCACCCCGTACAACTACGGCTGTGCCTGGTCTGCGGCCATGTCGGCTGCTGCGACTCCTCGCCGTTCCGGCATGCGACGCGGCACTTCGAGGAGACCGGCCATCCCGTGATGCGGACGTTCGAGCCGGGTGACTCCTGGCGCTGGTGCTTCACCGATCAGAAACTGGTGTGA
- a CDS encoding GNAT family N-acetyltransferase yields MIREATPGDVPVILAMIGELAAYERAPEAAQATEPQLTEALFGPQPAAFALIAEDGDDPVGFALWFRNFSTWTGTHGVYLEDLYVRPEARGGGHGKALLGALAEICVARGYERFEWSVLDWNEPSIGFYRSIGAQPMDEWTVFRLTGKALHNLADTSRVNAA; encoded by the coding sequence ATGATCCGCGAAGCGACCCCCGGCGATGTCCCCGTCATCCTGGCCATGATCGGCGAGCTGGCCGCGTACGAGCGTGCCCCCGAGGCCGCGCAGGCCACCGAGCCGCAGCTGACGGAGGCGCTCTTCGGCCCGCAGCCGGCCGCCTTCGCGCTGATCGCGGAGGACGGCGACGACCCGGTGGGCTTTGCCCTGTGGTTCCGGAACTTCTCGACGTGGACGGGCACACACGGTGTCTATCTGGAGGACCTGTACGTCCGCCCCGAGGCGCGCGGCGGCGGGCACGGCAAGGCACTGCTCGGCGCCCTCGCGGAGATCTGCGTGGCGCGCGGCTATGAGCGTTTCGAGTGGTCAGTCCTGGATTGGAATGAACCGTCCATCGGTTTTTACCGGTCGATCGGAGCACAGCCCATGGACGAATGGACGGTCTTCCGGCTCACTGGAAAGGCACTGCACAACCTCGCGGACACTTCGCGAGTCAACGCAGCGTAA
- a CDS encoding anti-sigma regulatory factor, with the protein MSQIAGEPGTQDFVEVRLPAAGAYLSVLRTATAGLAARLDFTLDEIEDLRIAVDEACAILLQQAVPGSVLSCVFRLIDDALQVTVSAPTTDGRAPERDTFAWTVLSALAGKVDSTVAEDQTVTISLYKERGAGPGPS; encoded by the coding sequence GTGTCCCAGATCGCAGGCGAGCCCGGGACTCAGGACTTCGTGGAAGTCCGTCTGCCCGCTGCGGGTGCCTATCTGTCGGTGCTGCGTACGGCCACGGCCGGGCTCGCAGCCCGCTTGGACTTCACCCTCGACGAGATCGAGGATCTGCGTATCGCGGTCGACGAGGCGTGCGCGATCCTTCTGCAACAGGCCGTCCCCGGCAGTGTGCTGAGCTGCGTCTTCCGCCTCATCGACGACGCACTGCAGGTCACCGTGTCGGCGCCGACGACCGACGGCCGCGCCCCGGAGCGCGACACCTTCGCCTGGACGGTGCTCTCCGCACTCGCCGGCAAGGTCGATTCCACCGTCGCCGAGGACCAAACGGTCACCATCAGTCTGTACAAGGAGCGCGGCGCCGGTCCCGGACCGTCATGA
- a CDS encoding RNA polymerase sigma factor SigF: MASSATIPEQQARPHPVGVDDHGGRLDAAEQAERADHMEQSEQPGQQAQQHEAPAPDDTVQEEQHSPEPQDRSGARAMFYELRGLPDGSPERAELRNTLVRMHLPLVEHLARRFRNRGEPLDDLTQVATIGLIKSVDRFDPDRGVEFSTYATPTVVGEIKRHFRDKGWAVRVPRRLQELRLSLTTATAELSQRHGRAPTVHELAEHLAISEEEVLEGLESANAYSTLSLDVPDTDDESPAVADTLGAEDEALEGVEYRESLKPLLEDLPPREKKILLLRFFGNMTQSQIAQEVGISQMHVSRLLARTLAQLRDKLLVEE, translated from the coding sequence ATGGCGTCCAGTGCGACCATCCCCGAGCAGCAGGCCCGGCCGCATCCGGTGGGCGTAGACGACCACGGCGGCCGGTTGGACGCGGCGGAGCAGGCAGAGCGGGCGGACCACATGGAGCAGAGCGAGCAGCCGGGGCAGCAGGCGCAGCAGCACGAGGCGCCGGCCCCCGACGACACGGTGCAGGAAGAGCAGCATTCCCCGGAGCCGCAGGACCGCAGCGGCGCTCGGGCGATGTTCTATGAGCTGCGCGGGCTGCCCGACGGCTCCCCGGAGCGTGCGGAGCTGCGCAACACCCTCGTCCGTATGCACCTTCCGCTCGTCGAGCATCTGGCCCGGCGGTTCCGCAACCGCGGCGAGCCGCTCGACGATCTGACCCAGGTCGCCACCATCGGCCTGATCAAGTCCGTCGACCGCTTCGACCCGGACCGCGGCGTCGAGTTCTCCACGTACGCCACCCCCACCGTCGTCGGCGAGATCAAGCGGCACTTCCGCGACAAGGGATGGGCGGTCCGCGTCCCGCGTCGCCTCCAGGAGCTGCGGCTGTCGCTGACCACCGCGACCGCCGAGCTGTCCCAGCGGCACGGCCGGGCGCCCACGGTCCATGAGCTGGCCGAGCATCTGGCGATCTCCGAGGAGGAGGTCCTGGAGGGCCTGGAGTCCGCCAACGCCTACAGCACGCTCTCCCTGGACGTCCCGGACACGGACGACGAGTCCCCGGCGGTCGCCGACACCCTCGGTGCCGAGGACGAGGCGCTGGAGGGCGTGGAGTACCGGGAGTCCCTCAAGCCGCTGCTGGAGGATCTCCCGCCGCGGGAGAAGAAGATCCTGCTGCTGCGCTTCTTCGGCAATATGACCCAGTCGCAGATCGCCCAGGAGGTCGGCATCTCCCAGATGCACGTCTCCCGTCTCCTGGCCCGCACCCTGGCCCAGCTGCGCGACAAGCTGCTCGTGGAGGAGTGA
- a CDS encoding diacylglycerol/lipid kinase family protein, giving the protein MRALLVVNPAATTTSARTREVLTHALASDLKLEVAQTQYRGHARDLAREATEGGETDLVVALGGDGTVNEVVNGLLANGPDPESHPRLAVVPGGSTNVFARALGLPNDVVEATGALLDALRDGSERTIGLGLAAGTPGSEDEGVPERWFTFCAGFGFDAGVVGRVEQQRERGKRSTHALYVRQVVRQFLGEANRRRGVLTLERPGGAEGEAETVENLALAIICNTAPWSYLGNRPIYPSPDASFDKALDLFALSKLSPSAVARYATQLLASTPERGPHGKHALSLHDLTNFTLHSQVPLPFQMDGDHLGLRTSVTFTGVRRALRVIV; this is encoded by the coding sequence ATGCGCGCACTTCTCGTGGTCAATCCCGCAGCAACCACCACCAGTGCCCGCACCCGTGAGGTACTGACCCACGCCCTCGCCAGCGACCTCAAACTGGAGGTCGCGCAGACGCAGTACCGCGGGCATGCCCGTGATCTCGCCCGGGAGGCCACCGAGGGCGGTGAGACCGACCTGGTCGTGGCACTGGGCGGCGACGGCACGGTCAACGAGGTCGTCAACGGTCTGCTGGCCAACGGCCCCGACCCGGAGTCGCACCCCCGCCTCGCGGTCGTCCCCGGCGGCTCCACCAATGTCTTCGCCCGCGCGCTCGGCCTCCCCAATGACGTGGTCGAGGCCACCGGCGCCCTCCTGGACGCGCTGCGCGACGGCAGTGAGCGGACGATCGGCCTCGGACTGGCCGCGGGCACCCCGGGCAGCGAGGACGAGGGCGTGCCGGAACGCTGGTTCACGTTCTGCGCGGGCTTCGGTTTCGACGCCGGCGTCGTCGGCCGGGTCGAGCAGCAGCGCGAACGCGGCAAGCGTTCGACCCACGCCCTGTATGTGCGACAGGTCGTACGGCAGTTCCTGGGCGAGGCGAACCGGCGGCGGGGCGTCCTGACCCTCGAACGTCCGGGCGGCGCCGAGGGTGAGGCGGAGACCGTCGAGAACCTGGCGCTGGCCATAATCTGCAACACCGCCCCGTGGTCCTACCTGGGCAATCGGCCGATCTACCCGTCCCCCGACGCCTCGTTCGACAAGGCCCTGGATCTGTTCGCACTGAGCAAGCTCTCACCGTCCGCGGTGGCCCGCTATGCGACCCAGTTGCTCGCGTCAACACCCGAGCGCGGCCCCCACGGCAAACACGCTCTCTCACTTCACGACCTCACGAACTTCACCTTGCATTCGCAGGTTCCCCTGCCCTTCCAGATGGACGGCGACCACCTGGGGCTGCGTACGAGTGTGACGTTCACAGGCGTACGCCGTGCACTGCGTGTGATTGTGTGA
- a CDS encoding WhiB family transcriptional regulator gives MDWRHRAVCREEDPELFFPIGNTGPALLQIEEAKAVCRRCPVMEQCLQWALESGQDSGVWGGLSEDERRAMKRRAARNRARNASA, from the coding sequence ATGGACTGGCGTCACCGCGCCGTTTGCCGCGAGGAAGACCCCGAGCTCTTCTTCCCTATCGGCAACACCGGTCCTGCGCTGCTGCAGATCGAGGAAGCCAAGGCCGTCTGCCGCCGCTGCCCCGTCATGGAGCAGTGCCTGCAGTGGGCGCTTGAGTCCGGCCAGGACTCCGGCGTCTGGGGTGGTCTGAGCGAGGACGAGCGCCGCGCGATGAAGCGCCGTGCAGCTCGCAACCGGGCGCGCAACGCGAGCGCCTGA
- a CDS encoding sensor histidine kinase — protein sequence MNDLVRQHTTLSDTDLEWLHLLVSEWQLLSDLSFADLVLWVPTLDGTRYVSVAQMRPNTGPTSYQDDMVGHLVPRGRRPMLDSALDEGRIVREGDPEWREEVPVRVESIPVRREGRVLGVIARNTNLLTVRTPSRLELTYLQSASDLAQMIAAGSFPFPGQQVDMDASPRAGDGLIRLDADGVVQYASPNALSAYHRLGLAADLVGHHLGQATAELAPARGPVDEALVKLASGWAPREFEVEGEDGVIQLRAIPLKPKGTHIGSLVLLRDVTELRRRERELITKDATIREIHHRVKNNLQTVAALLRLQSRRMDSEQGREALNEAVRRVGSIAIVHETLSQTLDERVEFDEIADRVLAMVAEISPGKVTTGRTGRFGILDAEVATPLSMVLTEVLQNALEHAFDQVERGVVEVGAVRGGSRTEPRLLVTVQDNGRGLPEGFDPHRAGNLGLQIVRTLVEGELGGKFDMVPAPERGTQVILDIPVRADE from the coding sequence ATGAACGATCTCGTACGCCAGCACACCACTCTGAGCGACACCGACCTTGAGTGGCTCCATCTGCTGGTCTCGGAGTGGCAGCTGCTCTCCGACCTCTCCTTCGCCGATCTCGTGCTGTGGGTCCCCACCCTCGACGGCACCCGCTATGTATCGGTGGCCCAGATGCGGCCCAATACGGGGCCCACGTCCTACCAGGACGACATGGTCGGCCATCTCGTTCCCCGGGGCCGCCGTCCGATGCTGGACTCCGCCCTGGACGAGGGCCGCATCGTGCGCGAGGGCGACCCGGAGTGGCGGGAGGAGGTGCCGGTACGGGTCGAGTCCATCCCGGTGCGCCGCGAGGGCCGGGTGCTCGGTGTGATCGCCCGCAACACCAATCTGCTGACCGTCCGCACCCCGAGCCGGCTGGAGCTCACCTACCTCCAGAGCGCCTCGGACCTCGCTCAGATGATCGCCGCCGGATCGTTTCCCTTCCCCGGCCAGCAGGTCGACATGGACGCCTCGCCGCGCGCCGGTGACGGACTGATCCGGCTCGACGCGGACGGTGTCGTCCAGTACGCCAGCCCCAATGCGCTCTCCGCCTACCACCGGCTCGGTCTCGCCGCCGACCTGGTGGGCCACCACCTGGGCCAGGCCACCGCCGAACTGGCGCCCGCCCGCGGCCCGGTGGACGAGGCGCTGGTCAAGCTCGCCAGTGGGTGGGCCCCCAGGGAGTTCGAGGTCGAGGGCGAGGACGGCGTCATCCAGTTGCGCGCCATTCCGCTCAAGCCCAAGGGGACCCACATCGGTTCACTGGTCCTGCTGCGCGATGTGACCGAACTGCGGCGCCGTGAGCGGGAGCTGATCACCAAGGACGCCACCATCCGGGAGATCCACCACCGGGTGAAGAACAATCTGCAGACGGTCGCCGCGCTGCTGCGGCTGCAGTCCCGCCGGATGGATTCCGAACAGGGCCGTGAAGCGCTCAACGAGGCGGTCCGCAGGGTCGGTTCGATCGCGATCGTGCACGAGACGCTGTCCCAGACCCTCGATGAACGGGTCGAGTTCGACGAGATCGCGGACCGGGTGCTGGCCATGGTCGCGGAGATCTCCCCGGGCAAGGTGACCACCGGCCGCACCGGGCGCTTCGGCATCCTGGACGCCGAGGTGGCCACCCCGCTGTCGATGGTGCTCACCGAGGTGCTGCAGAACGCCCTGGAGCACGCCTTCGACCAAGTGGAGCGGGGCGTGGTCGAGGTCGGCGCGGTGCGCGGCGGCAGTCGTACCGAGCCCCGGCTGCTGGTCACCGTCCAGGACAACGGCCGCGGTCTCCCCGAGGGATTCGATCCGCATCGCGCCGGAAACCTGGGGCTGCAGATCGTACGGACCCTGGTGGAGGGGGAGTTGGGCGGAAAGTTCGACATGGTGCCGGCGCCGGAGCGCGGTACGCAGGTCATCCTCGACATCCCCGTACGGGCCGACGAGTAG
- the nagB gene encoding glucosamine-6-phosphate deaminase translates to MEVVIVPDAVAGGELIAEAIVTLVRRKPDALLGVATGSTPLPIYQALAAKVRAGAVDASRARICQLDEYVGLPTGHPESYRSVVLREVVEPLGLGAESFMGPDGAAEDVPAACAAYDRALREAGGVDLQLLGIGTDGHIGFNEPCSSLASRTRIKTLTQQTREDNARFFDSLDEVPHHVITQGIGTILEARHLVLLATGEGKADAVAHAVEGPVAALVPASALQLHPHATVVVDEAAAAKLKLADYFRATYAAKPEWQGI, encoded by the coding sequence GTGGAAGTTGTCATCGTTCCGGATGCCGTGGCGGGCGGCGAGCTGATCGCGGAGGCCATCGTCACCCTGGTGCGCCGTAAGCCCGACGCACTGCTCGGTGTGGCCACCGGCTCCACCCCGTTGCCGATTTACCAGGCGCTGGCGGCGAAGGTCCGGGCCGGCGCGGTGGACGCCTCACGGGCCCGCATCTGCCAGCTCGACGAGTACGTCGGGCTGCCGACCGGGCACCCCGAGTCCTACCGTTCGGTGGTCCTGCGTGAGGTGGTCGAACCGCTCGGTCTCGGCGCGGAGTCCTTCATGGGGCCCGATGGTGCGGCCGAGGATGTACCGGCCGCCTGCGCGGCGTACGACCGTGCGCTGCGCGAGGCGGGCGGGGTGGACCTCCAGCTGCTCGGTATCGGCACGGACGGACATATCGGCTTCAACGAGCCCTGCTCGTCGCTCGCTTCGCGTACCCGCATCAAGACGCTGACCCAGCAGACCCGGGAGGACAACGCCCGGTTCTTCGACAGCCTCGACGAGGTGCCGCACCACGTCATCACCCAGGGCATCGGCACCATCCTGGAGGCCCGCCATCTGGTGCTGCTCGCCACCGGCGAGGGCAAGGCCGACGCGGTGGCCCATGCCGTTGAGGGCCCGGTCGCCGCGCTGGTCCCGGCCTCGGCGCTACAGCTCCACCCGCATGCGACGGTCGTCGTGGACGAGGCCGCAGCCGCCAAGCTGAAGCTCGCCGACTACTTCCGTGCCACGTACGCGGCAAAGCCGGAGTGGCAGGGGATTTAG
- a CDS encoding glycoside hydrolase family 3 protein, which yields MTPLVRSAGSADTLTRDALAVLQPGFTGTTAPDWLLRRLGEGLVSVGLFGRNVDGPEQLAALTDRLRAERGELIVAIDEEGGDVTRLEVRGGSSFPGNHALGAVDDTALTRAVARELGRRLADCGITLNWAPSADVNSNPGNPVIGVRSFGADPRLVARHTAAYVEGLQSAGVAACTKHFPGHGDTAVDSHHDLPRIAADLPTLQARELVPFRAAIAAGTRAVMSAHILLPALDGEHPATLSPAALHGLLRAPEADGGLGFDGLIITDGMEMQAISATYGIERGSVLALAAGADALCVGGGLADEDIVLRLRDALVRAVHNGELPEHRLADAAARVRALADGNRSAGEGTFQGRAEGPAPAPGIGLTAARRALRLTAAGPYRPLTEPAYVAAFTPLANIAVGDATPWGVAAELARLLPGTETATCTGEAAAAAGTAALVDGLLTAAAGRRFVAVVRDVHRHPWMADALQSLLAARPDTAVVEMGVPQAPPQGALHIATHGAARVCAQAAAEALTGRGPSPDE from the coding sequence ATGACGCCTCTCGTACGCTCCGCAGGCTCGGCCGACACCCTCACCCGCGATGCCCTCGCCGTCCTCCAGCCCGGCTTCACCGGCACCACCGCGCCCGACTGGCTGCTGCGCCGGCTCGGCGAGGGCCTGGTCTCGGTCGGTCTCTTCGGCCGCAATGTCGACGGTCCGGAACAACTCGCCGCACTTACCGACCGGTTGCGCGCCGAACGCGGGGAGCTGATCGTCGCCATCGACGAGGAGGGCGGCGATGTCACCCGCCTCGAAGTGCGCGGCGGCTCCTCCTTCCCCGGCAACCATGCGCTCGGCGCCGTCGACGACACCGCCCTCACCCGCGCGGTGGCCCGCGAACTCGGCCGCCGGCTGGCCGACTGCGGTATCACCCTCAACTGGGCCCCCTCCGCCGACGTCAACTCCAACCCCGGCAACCCGGTCATCGGCGTCCGCTCCTTCGGCGCCGATCCGCGACTGGTCGCCCGGCACACCGCCGCCTATGTCGAGGGCCTGCAGTCCGCGGGCGTCGCCGCCTGCACCAAGCACTTCCCCGGCCACGGCGACACCGCCGTCGACTCCCACCACGATCTGCCGCGTATCGCCGCCGATCTGCCCACCCTCCAGGCACGCGAACTCGTGCCGTTCCGCGCCGCCATCGCCGCCGGCACCCGGGCCGTGATGAGCGCCCACATCCTGCTGCCCGCGCTGGACGGCGAGCACCCGGCCACACTCAGCCCCGCCGCGCTGCACGGTCTGCTGCGCGCCCCCGAAGCCGACGGTGGCCTCGGCTTCGATGGGCTGATCATCACCGACGGCATGGAGATGCAGGCCATCTCCGCCACCTACGGCATCGAGCGCGGCAGCGTCCTGGCCCTCGCAGCCGGCGCCGACGCCCTCTGCGTGGGCGGCGGTCTGGCCGACGAGGACATCGTGCTCCGACTGCGCGACGCCTTGGTACGGGCCGTCCATAACGGCGAACTGCCGGAGCACCGCCTCGCCGACGCCGCAGCCCGGGTACGCGCCTTGGCGGACGGGAACCGGAGCGCGGGGGAGGGGACGTTCCAAGGCAGGGCCGAGGGCCCCGCGCCCGCCCCCGGTATCGGCCTCACCGCGGCGCGGCGTGCCCTGCGCCTCACCGCCGCAGGACCGTACCGGCCTCTCACCGAACCCGCCTACGTCGCCGCCTTCACCCCCCTCGCCAACATCGCCGTGGGCGACGCGACACCCTGGGGCGTCGCCGCCGAACTGGCCCGTCTCCTCCCGGGCACCGAGACCGCCACCTGTACCGGCGAGGCCGCCGCCGCAGCCGGTACCGCAGCGCTGGTCGACGGCCTGCTCACGGCGGCCGCCGGCCGCCGCTTCGTCGCCGTCGTCCGCGACGTCCACCGTCACCCCTGGATGGCCGACGCGCTCCAGAGCCTCCTCGCCGCCCGCCCCGACACCGCGGTCGTCGAAATGGGCGTCCCCCAGGCCCCGCCCCAAGGCGCGCTCCACATCGCCACCCATGGCGCCGCCCGAGTCTGCGCCCAGGCCGCCGCCGAGGCCCTCACCGGCCGCGGCCCGTCGCCCGACGAGTGA
- a CDS encoding GntR family transcriptional regulator yields MDTDGGSGTESGGTRTARVPKYYRLKRHLLDITETLPPGSPVPPERTLAAEFDTSRTTVRQALQELVVEGRLERIQGKGTFVAKPKVSQALQLTSYTEDMRAQGLEPTSQLLDIGYVTADDRLAGLLDIATGGRVLRIERLRLASGEPMAIETTHLSAKRFPALRRSLVKYTSLYTALAEVYDVRLAEAEETIETSLATPREAGLLGTDVGLPMLMLSRHSLDAQGGPVEWVRSVYRGDRYKFVARLRRPTD; encoded by the coding sequence ATGGACACGGACGGGGGCAGCGGTACCGAGAGCGGCGGCACACGGACCGCACGGGTGCCCAAGTACTACCGGCTCAAGCGGCACTTGCTGGACATCACCGAGACCCTGCCGCCCGGCTCCCCGGTCCCGCCCGAGCGCACCCTCGCCGCGGAGTTCGACACCTCGCGGACGACGGTGCGTCAGGCCCTGCAGGAACTGGTCGTCGAGGGCCGGCTGGAACGCATCCAGGGCAAGGGGACCTTCGTCGCCAAGCCCAAGGTTTCCCAGGCCCTGCAGCTGACCTCCTATACGGAGGACATGCGGGCCCAGGGCCTGGAGCCGACCTCCCAGCTGCTCGACATCGGCTATGTCACGGCGGACGACCGGCTCGCCGGGCTGCTGGACATCGCCACCGGCGGCCGGGTGCTGCGTATCGAACGGCTGCGGCTGGCCAGTGGTGAGCCGATGGCCATCGAAACCACCCATCTGTCGGCGAAGCGCTTCCCCGCGCTGCGCCGGAGCCTCGTGAAGTACACCTCCCTCTACACCGCGCTGGCCGAGGTGTACGACGTCCGTCTGGCGGAGGCCGAGGAGACCATCGAGACCTCGCTGGCCACCCCGCGCGAGGCCGGTCTGCTGGGGACGGATGTCGGACTGCCGATGCTGATGCTCTCGCGGCACTCGCTCGATGCGCAGGGCGGGCCGGTGGAGTGGGTGCGCTCGGTCTACCGAGGGGACCGTTACAAGTTCGTCGCCCGGCTGCGGCGCCCCACGGACTGA
- a CDS encoding DUF3311 domain-containing protein, with translation MTQSAASPDRRQVVTPTRVVAGICLIAPFVAMLWVSSYARVEPTLIGIPFFYWYQMLWVLISTALTTLAYKLVQREQRARKGGAAQ, from the coding sequence ATGACCCAGTCAGCCGCATCACCGGACCGCAGACAGGTCGTCACGCCCACGCGCGTGGTGGCCGGGATCTGCCTGATCGCGCCCTTCGTGGCGATGCTCTGGGTAAGCTCGTACGCCAGGGTCGAGCCGACGCTCATCGGGATCCCGTTCTTCTACTGGTACCAGATGCTGTGGGTGCTGATCTCGACCGCGCTCACCACCCTCGCGTACAAGCTCGTGCAGCGTGAACAGCGCGCCCGTAAGGGTGGTGCGGCCCAGTGA
- the mctP gene encoding monocarboxylate uptake permease MctP: MSAPDALAASQTQGVNGVALAVFVFFFLAVTVMGFLAARWRKAEESANLDEWGLGGRSFGTWITWFLLGGDLYTAYTFVAVPAAIYAAGAAGFFAVPYTILVYPLIFTFLPRLWSVSHKHGYVTTSDFVRGRFGSKGLSLAVALTGILATMPYIALQLVGIQAVLDVMGIGGGENTNWFVKDLPLLIAFAVLAAYTYSSGLRAPALIAFVKDGLIYLVIAVAIIYIPIKLGGFDAIFDTAGKALSEPGAVPGKPRGELVSGPNAQWAYATLALGSALALFMYPHSITATLSSRSRNVIRRNTTILPLYSLMLGLLALLGFMAIKAGTDIQGNPQLAIPQLFEDMFPSWFSGVAFAAIGIGALVPAAIMSIAAANLFTRNVYKDFLKPGATPEQEHKVAKLVSLLVKVGALVFVLTMDKTVAINFQLLGGIWILQTMPSLVGGLFTRWFHRWALLTGWAVGMLYGTLAAYGVASPTQKHFGGSSAEIPGIGEIGYIGLTAFVLNVVVTVVLTFALKAAKAPEGIDETSPADYTADAGDKGVTTELPPATAGAPAGH, from the coding sequence ATGAGCGCACCGGACGCTCTCGCCGCTTCCCAGACCCAGGGCGTCAACGGCGTCGCACTGGCCGTCTTCGTCTTCTTCTTCCTGGCCGTGACGGTCATGGGCTTCCTGGCCGCCCGCTGGCGCAAGGCCGAGGAGTCCGCCAACCTCGACGAATGGGGCCTGGGCGGCCGCAGCTTCGGCACCTGGATCACCTGGTTCCTGCTGGGCGGCGACCTCTACACCGCTTACACGTTCGTGGCCGTCCCGGCGGCGATCTACGCGGCGGGTGCGGCCGGCTTCTTCGCCGTGCCGTACACGATCCTGGTCTACCCGCTGATCTTCACCTTCCTCCCCCGCCTGTGGTCGGTCTCGCACAAGCACGGGTACGTCACCACCTCCGACTTCGTCCGCGGCCGCTTCGGCTCCAAGGGCCTGTCGCTGGCCGTGGCGCTCACCGGCATCCTGGCCACGATGCCGTACATCGCCCTCCAACTCGTCGGCATCCAGGCCGTCCTGGACGTGATGGGCATCGGCGGCGGTGAAAACACCAACTGGTTCGTCAAGGACCTGCCGCTGCTGATCGCCTTCGCCGTGCTGGCCGCCTACACCTACTCCTCCGGGCTGCGCGCACCGGCGCTGATCGCCTTCGTCAAGGACGGGCTGATCTACCTGGTCATCGCCGTGGCGATCATCTACATCCCGATCAAGCTGGGCGGCTTCGACGCGATCTTCGACACGGCCGGCAAGGCGCTCTCCGAGCCCGGTGCCGTCCCCGGCAAGCCGCGCGGTGAGCTGGTCAGCGGGCCCAACGCCCAGTGGGCGTATGCGACTCTGGCGCTCGGTTCGGCGCTGGCGCTGTTCATGTACCCGCACTCGATCACCGCGACGCTGTCCTCCCGCAGCCGCAATGTGATCCGGCGCAACACCACGATCCTGCCGCTGTACTCCCTCATGCTGGGCCTGCTGGCGCTGCTCGGCTTCATGGCGATCAAGGCCGGTACGGACATCCAGGGCAACCCGCAGCTGGCCATCCCGCAGCTGTTCGAGGACATGTTCCCGAGCTGGTTCTCCGGTGTGGCGTTCGCCGCGATCGGTATCGGTGCGCTGGTGCCCGCGGCCATCATGTCGATCGCCGCGGCCAACCTCTTCACCCGCAACGTCTACAAGGACTTCCTCAAGCCGGGCGCCACTCCCGAGCAGGAGCACAAGGTCGCCAAGCTGGTGTCGCTGCTGGTGAAGGTCGGCGCGCTGGTCTTTGTCCTCACCATGGACAAGACCGTCGCGATCAACTTCCAGCTGCTGGGCGGCATCTGGATCCTGCAGACCATGCCGTCGCTGGTCGGCGGGCTGTTCACCCGCTGGTTCCACCGCTGGGCGCTGCTGACCGGCTGGGCGGTCGGCATGCTCTACGGCACGCTCGCGGCGTACGGCGTCGCCAGCCCGACCCAGAAGCACTTCGGCGGCTCCAGCGCGGAGATCCCCGGTATCGGTGAGATCGGCTACATCGGCCTGACCGCCTTCGTCTTGAACGTCGTGGTCACCGTCGTCCTCACCTTCGCCCTGAAGGCCGCCAAGGCCCCCGAGGGCATCGACGAGACCAGCCCCGCCGACTACACCGCCGACGCCGGCGACAAGGGCGTCACCACCGAGCTGCCCCCGGCGACGGCGGGGGCACCGGCCGGGCACTGA